A stretch of Myxococcus hansupus DNA encodes these proteins:
- a CDS encoding glycosyltransferase family 4 protein, translated as MTEYLKALPDRFSVVVLSAKTPDHSHIEKYQGARLLRVPVGSGDLASRIQAFERAVRRQLESEDYALAHFTDPFGGYALCELKGDYGYRLIYEAQTFPSQELRYTHPQTEGDRRFLSKVRRQELFCLMNADLVVTGSETTRGYIQSLGASEDQVRVLPAPVDLGPYTPDVLGVPDGKPLRMMYLGSQVGWQGLSTLLRAVALAARQEEVRLTVVGAKHPDWQPHLDDLVKELGLGDRVEFQPPVHHDDLAKVLALADVGVLPMDDVERNRVQGGPLAKVSEYLAAGRPVIAADLPVTRELVPESAALFFPPGNSQALADRIVELARNVPRRLSLGRAGRAHAEEALDAGLIRGKLLDLYDSLLEKRSEPVSTTSEDDLPAPTTVTGTPTNRLAALLPPEPAPTVSPVAKAKGPDAKKDVAPAKPSVKEDLPLVRGEVLDEGLDTRLIKTELETNPIEPPVVMGAPLREAPAASGSGRESEAAERKDAAAETAQAHEQDAADDEDSEESLPIVHATEIEPDEEPPPPTPVVKVPPPPGRSASASSSDTDEVSSTMPNSRVPPLSERGISATSLDTDEVSATTPSNRFPPLLGRGPSASGADEGGASASTPVVKVPPPPGRSPSASTPDGNDASSATPVVKAPAPLGRSTSDASDMSSATPVVKAPASLNRSAEDSSDTSSATPVVKAPASLGRGASDSHDTSSATPVVKAPASLNRSASDANDTSSATPVVKAPASLNRSADDSSDASSATPVVKAPASLASETTDAAAATPVVKAPSPLGRSTSSPGDDDAHSPYTPIVKARAVDDESPEAPTPTPVVRNPVHGDRYEPPTHTPVARTPFETERDEPPAPTPIIRVPTELLRELLPTRSSHSRGATSRPEEFPTPTPIVPAPSPLASRSITSRMETPVGRIASLPHQPRTTTGSDLERPPPVLKPSPGASEADRLPPIRGGTPTASPERPPPTLRPGAASSEADRPPALPPRAATPPPVPRQRPPRLQSVDGPPRLAPVESPSLKMSAPIAGGHHDEPEEISEDEAEAIDDADTDNPSRARPQPDEPDEISSDEVEEAEISATNAAQLIDADDAIEEAEAEAAPDPDEGPAPEPVPSALNPWFAQLAHGYCPPDGIRFDRHTPPTTFPGRDDTTNPAHPAPSGRPEGISRDKSS; from the coding sequence GTGACCGAATACTTGAAGGCGTTGCCGGATCGCTTCTCCGTGGTGGTGCTGTCGGCGAAGACGCCGGACCACTCCCACATCGAGAAGTACCAGGGCGCTCGACTGCTGCGCGTCCCGGTAGGCTCGGGGGACCTGGCATCCCGCATCCAGGCCTTCGAACGGGCCGTGCGCCGGCAACTCGAGAGCGAGGACTACGCGCTCGCCCACTTCACGGACCCCTTCGGCGGATACGCCTTGTGCGAGCTGAAGGGGGACTACGGGTATCGCCTCATCTATGAGGCGCAGACATTCCCTTCGCAGGAGCTGCGCTACACCCACCCCCAGACGGAGGGGGACCGGCGCTTCCTGTCCAAGGTCCGCCGGCAGGAGCTGTTCTGCCTGATGAACGCGGACCTCGTCGTCACCGGCTCGGAGACGACGCGTGGGTACATCCAGTCGCTCGGCGCCAGCGAGGACCAGGTCCGGGTGCTCCCCGCACCGGTGGACCTCGGCCCGTATACGCCCGACGTGCTGGGCGTGCCCGACGGCAAGCCCCTGCGGATGATGTACCTGGGCAGCCAGGTGGGATGGCAGGGCCTGTCCACGCTGCTGCGCGCGGTGGCGCTGGCGGCTCGGCAGGAAGAGGTGCGCCTCACCGTGGTGGGCGCGAAGCACCCGGACTGGCAGCCGCATCTGGATGACCTGGTGAAGGAGCTGGGCCTGGGAGACCGGGTGGAGTTCCAGCCGCCCGTGCACCATGACGACCTGGCCAAGGTGCTCGCGCTCGCGGACGTGGGCGTGCTCCCCATGGATGATGTGGAGCGCAATCGCGTGCAGGGTGGCCCGCTGGCGAAGGTGTCGGAGTACCTGGCCGCTGGCCGGCCCGTCATCGCCGCGGACCTGCCGGTGACGCGCGAGCTGGTCCCCGAAAGCGCCGCGCTGTTCTTCCCACCCGGCAACAGCCAGGCGCTGGCCGACCGCATCGTCGAGCTGGCACGCAATGTTCCACGAAGGCTGTCCCTGGGCCGCGCGGGACGGGCGCACGCGGAGGAGGCGCTCGACGCGGGACTCATCCGCGGGAAGCTGCTGGACCTGTACGACTCGCTGCTGGAGAAGCGGTCGGAGCCGGTCTCCACCACGAGCGAGGACGACCTCCCCGCGCCGACCACGGTCACGGGGACGCCCACGAACCGGCTGGCGGCGTTGCTGCCTCCCGAGCCCGCCCCCACCGTGTCCCCTGTCGCGAAGGCGAAGGGACCGGACGCGAAGAAGGACGTGGCTCCGGCGAAGCCCTCGGTGAAGGAGGACCTGCCGCTCGTCAGGGGCGAGGTGCTCGATGAGGGGCTCGACACCCGGCTCATCAAGACGGAGTTGGAGACGAATCCCATCGAGCCTCCCGTGGTGATGGGCGCGCCCCTGCGGGAGGCGCCGGCCGCGAGCGGCTCAGGTCGGGAGAGCGAAGCGGCGGAACGGAAGGACGCTGCGGCGGAGACCGCGCAGGCGCATGAGCAGGACGCGGCCGACGACGAGGACTCCGAAGAGTCGCTTCCCATCGTCCATGCGACGGAGATCGAGCCCGACGAGGAGCCGCCGCCACCGACGCCCGTGGTGAAGGTCCCGCCCCCGCCGGGGCGAAGCGCGTCGGCGTCGAGCTCCGACACGGATGAAGTGTCATCGACGATGCCCAACAGCCGGGTGCCGCCGCTCTCGGAACGAGGCATATCGGCGACGAGTCTCGACACGGACGAAGTGTCGGCGACGACGCCCAGCAACAGGTTCCCGCCGCTTCTGGGACGCGGCCCCTCGGCGTCGGGCGCGGATGAGGGTGGAGCATCGGCGTCGACACCTGTCGTCAAGGTGCCTCCGCCTCCGGGACGGAGCCCCTCTGCGTCCACCCCGGATGGGAATGACGCGTCTTCCGCGACGCCTGTCGTCAAGGCGCCCGCGCCGTTGGGCCGGAGTACATCGGACGCCAGCGACATGTCCTCGGCGACGCCCGTCGTCAAAGCCCCCGCGTCCCTGAATCGGAGCGCGGAGGACTCCAGTGACACGTCCTCGGCGACGCCTGTCGTCAAAGCACCTGCGTCCCTGGGTCGCGGCGCATCGGACTCCCATGACACGTCGTCCGCGACGCCTGTCGTCAAGGCGCCTGCGTCCCTGAATCGGAGCGCATCGGACGCCAACGACACGTCGTCTGCGACGCCTGTCGTCAAAGCCCCCGCATCTCTGAATCGGAGCGCGGACGACTCAAGCGACGCGTCCTCGGCGACGCCCGTCGTCAAGGCGCCTGCATCATTGGCGTCGGAGACGACTGACGCCGCGGCGGCCACGCCGGTCGTCAAGGCCCCTTCCCCGCTCGGCCGCAGCACGTCATCGCCTGGCGACGACGACGCCCACTCTCCGTACACGCCCATCGTCAAGGCGCGCGCGGTGGACGACGAATCGCCCGAGGCGCCCACGCCGACGCCCGTCGTCCGGAATCCCGTGCACGGCGACCGCTACGAACCGCCCACGCACACGCCCGTGGCGCGGACTCCGTTCGAAACTGAACGGGACGAGCCCCCGGCCCCGACCCCCATCATCCGCGTGCCCACGGAGCTGCTGCGTGAGCTCCTCCCCACGCGCTCCTCCCACAGCCGCGGCGCCACCAGCCGCCCCGAGGAGTTCCCCACCCCCACGCCCATCGTCCCCGCCCCATCGCCGCTCGCCAGCCGGAGCATCACCTCCCGGATGGAGACGCCCGTGGGCCGCATCGCGTCGCTGCCTCACCAGCCGCGGACCACGACGGGCTCCGACCTCGAACGGCCTCCGCCCGTGCTAAAGCCCAGCCCGGGAGCCTCGGAGGCGGACCGCCTGCCGCCCATCCGGGGAGGTACGCCCACCGCGTCACCGGAGCGCCCGCCCCCGACACTCCGTCCGGGCGCCGCATCCTCCGAAGCGGACCGGCCGCCAGCGCTTCCGCCTCGCGCGGCCACTCCGCCTCCGGTCCCCCGGCAGCGTCCGCCCAGGCTCCAGTCCGTGGACGGACCGCCCCGTCTCGCGCCGGTGGAGTCTCCGTCGCTGAAGATGTCCGCGCCGATCGCCGGCGGCCACCACGACGAGCCCGAGGAAATCTCCGAGGACGAAGCCGAGGCCATCGACGACGCGGACACCGACAACCCATCCCGCGCGCGGCCCCAGCCCGACGAGCCCGACGAAATCAGCAGCGACGAGGTGGAGGAAGCGGAGATTTCCGCCACCAATGCAGCGCAGCTCATCGACGCGGACGACGCCATCGAGGAAGCCGAGGCCGAAGCGGCCCCGGACCCCGATGAGGGCCCCGCACCGGAGCCCGTGCCCTCGGCGCTGAACCCGTGGTTCGCCCAGCTCGCGCACGGGTACTGTCCCCCCGACGGAATCCGCTTCGACCGGCATACTCCGCCCACGACGTTCCCCGGCCGGGACGACACCACGAACCCCGCGCACCCGGCGCCCTCGGGCCGTCCGGAAGGTATCTCCCGCGACAAAAGCTCGTGA
- a CDS encoding response regulator, whose translation MERRVLIVESEHDLALSMASVLKGAGYQTTLAETSADAQRELEKRRPDLVVLRAELSDQSGFVLCGNIKKGKWGQNLKVLLISSTSGVDGLAQHRQTPQAADGYLAFPFGPDDLATLSRGIVPPGMEDAAGLEDSTPREAPPPMPSSAKGPAGGPPKLPKRERRSAMTEEDRAFLDRAFQSIADRKAELLADSRQLKRPPPRRELMGTPEGKIQILRDELKTREAQLARLSEIWSVRERELLSGEDRLHEKDVELQGLKMQVDDLLRRFNEAQQATIQKEREHGATVDDLLLQKFSAEKDLIEVVASKEKDINLLRREVSRAEEELSRRAGELEHGRNEYDKLEKHLGVVTLEFEVKEQKLQDTLLANEGEIARLTKRGDDFEAELSRTVSERDQRFAELDGEIQALQERLQQTEQERDSTVRGLEARATRAEQHGAQADAEIHRLNAERDALDAKLSQQISDLETDLARTTSERDQLRLDKDAQEAELTQRIEDRDAKLATLDRELAETIARNEHTEAELNANIQQQLERIGELEGEVEAVKTHLEDRENELTAELQALGQAKDELETDLNDRLHSLNQAKDALEADLSRQLEELRSAKAEMEADLTGQIQALTSQLEETQRQLDDSQRTGEQLSARVAMLEDTISQRDATIESLQGDVAARDQRISELSGDLEATSQTLAQTQQTLGQTEQQLADTQNTLASTEGTLAETRGELEATSQTLAQTQQTLAQTEGTLAETRGELDATSQTLAQTQQTLAQTEDTLAQTRGELDATSQTLTQTQQTLAQTEDALAQTRGELDATSQTLAQTEQQLADTQNTLASTEGTLAETRGELDATSQTLAQTQQTLAQTEDTLAQTRGELDATSQTLAQTQQTLAQTEDALAQTRGELDATSQTLAQTEQQLADTQNTLASTEGTLAETRGELEATSQTLADTQARLADTEGALAQTTHERDQRIVELADLGAAKDALEQDLTGQIGQLRSELSETQGNYEAERAAHEKLAAETSAHIGDLTSERDGLRSELEATSATLDQTQGQLTATRDALAREQHAHQESQRAAASAQAALEGQLAEAYAHEEDLGEHLTVTKHELGTRVAEVTQLTATLAQTENARASLEERLHTLTVESQRREELLQNDLTQKGTELSDTLRKLTHVTQEKMRQAEVLNREVATRTEQLKAMDAKLQAQANEAQKQAEGLGQQIAGLNEQLDQGRKALAGREEQLRAAGTAQQKLTTERDGLAGQLQQAEAKAQQQAQQTAQERADAKKATDELAAKLAKAEQRIAQLMQDTQNLAADADAKAKDLQGQLTTRAKKIQDLELALENAQGAKGRAEKELNAKVTAAEGKAHEAVTRLATAQKERKDLEARHLREQEELTAKQKAELERRDAIKAQEVARLQQSVQEKSKALKVAELELARYKSKSATAPAAKAAAAKPAPSEEDELATKPQLNQVIPPAAQAPAKKPAAKAAAPAAKKAAAPAPAQPSPPLGEDSEATDRTLLIQLPTVKEDDDWTALVDELDK comes from the coding sequence ATGGAGCGTCGGGTCCTCATCGTTGAGAGCGAGCATGATTTGGCGCTCAGCATGGCCTCCGTGCTCAAGGGCGCGGGTTACCAGACCACCCTGGCGGAGACGTCGGCTGACGCGCAGCGTGAGCTGGAGAAGCGGCGGCCAGATCTGGTCGTCCTCCGCGCGGAATTGAGTGATCAGTCCGGCTTCGTCCTCTGCGGCAACATCAAGAAGGGCAAGTGGGGTCAGAACCTCAAGGTGCTGCTCATTTCCTCCACCAGCGGCGTGGATGGACTGGCACAGCATCGTCAGACGCCGCAGGCGGCGGACGGCTATCTCGCCTTCCCGTTCGGCCCGGACGACCTCGCCACCTTGAGCCGCGGCATCGTTCCTCCTGGAATGGAGGACGCCGCCGGATTGGAGGATTCGACGCCGCGTGAAGCGCCGCCGCCCATGCCCTCCTCGGCCAAGGGCCCCGCGGGTGGCCCGCCGAAGCTGCCCAAGCGCGAGCGCCGCAGCGCCATGACGGAAGAGGACCGCGCGTTCCTCGACCGCGCCTTCCAGTCCATCGCGGACCGCAAGGCGGAGCTGCTCGCCGACTCCCGCCAGCTCAAGCGCCCGCCGCCGCGGCGCGAGCTGATGGGCACGCCCGAAGGCAAGATTCAAATCCTCCGCGACGAGCTGAAGACGCGCGAGGCCCAGCTCGCCCGCCTCTCCGAAATCTGGAGCGTGCGCGAGCGCGAGCTGCTCTCCGGCGAGGACCGGCTCCACGAGAAGGACGTGGAGCTCCAGGGCCTGAAGATGCAGGTGGACGACCTGCTCCGCCGCTTCAACGAGGCCCAGCAGGCCACCATCCAGAAGGAGCGCGAGCACGGCGCCACCGTCGATGACCTGCTCCTCCAGAAGTTCTCCGCGGAGAAGGACCTCATCGAGGTCGTCGCCTCCAAGGAGAAGGACATCAACCTCCTGCGCCGCGAAGTCTCTCGCGCCGAGGAGGAGCTGTCCCGCCGCGCCGGTGAGCTGGAGCACGGCCGCAACGAGTACGACAAGCTGGAGAAGCACCTCGGCGTCGTCACGCTCGAGTTCGAGGTCAAGGAGCAGAAGCTCCAGGACACCCTCCTCGCGAACGAAGGCGAAATCGCCCGGCTGACGAAGCGCGGCGATGACTTCGAAGCCGAGCTCAGCCGCACCGTCAGCGAGCGCGACCAGCGCTTCGCCGAGCTGGACGGTGAAATCCAGGCGCTGCAGGAGCGCCTGCAGCAGACGGAGCAGGAGCGCGACAGCACCGTGCGCGGCCTGGAGGCCCGTGCCACCCGCGCCGAGCAGCATGGCGCCCAGGCCGACGCGGAAATCCACCGGCTGAACGCCGAGCGCGACGCGCTGGACGCGAAGCTCAGCCAGCAGATCTCCGACCTGGAGACCGACCTCGCGCGGACCACGAGCGAGCGCGACCAGCTCCGCCTGGACAAGGATGCCCAGGAGGCCGAGCTCACCCAGCGCATCGAGGACCGCGACGCGAAGCTCGCGACGCTGGACCGCGAGCTGGCGGAGACCATCGCCCGGAACGAGCACACCGAGGCGGAGCTCAACGCCAACATCCAGCAGCAACTGGAGCGCATCGGTGAACTCGAGGGCGAGGTCGAGGCCGTCAAGACGCACCTGGAGGACCGCGAGAACGAACTGACCGCGGAGCTCCAGGCGCTGGGCCAGGCCAAGGACGAGCTGGAGACGGACCTCAACGACCGGCTCCACTCCCTCAACCAGGCGAAGGACGCGCTGGAAGCGGACCTCTCCCGCCAGTTGGAGGAGCTGCGCTCCGCCAAGGCCGAGATGGAGGCGGACCTCACCGGTCAGATTCAGGCGCTCACCTCCCAGTTGGAGGAGACGCAGCGGCAGCTCGACGATTCGCAGCGGACCGGCGAGCAGCTCTCCGCGCGCGTCGCGATGCTGGAGGACACCATCTCCCAGCGCGATGCCACCATCGAATCCCTCCAGGGGGATGTGGCCGCGCGCGACCAGCGCATCTCCGAGCTGAGCGGTGACCTGGAGGCCACCAGCCAGACGCTCGCGCAGACGCAGCAGACGCTGGGCCAGACGGAGCAGCAGCTCGCCGACACGCAGAACACCCTCGCCAGCACCGAAGGCACACTGGCGGAGACACGCGGCGAGCTGGAGGCCACCAGCCAGACGCTCGCGCAGACGCAGCAGACCCTGGCCCAGACCGAGGGCACGCTGGCGGAGACGCGCGGCGAACTCGACGCCACCAGCCAGACGCTCGCGCAGACGCAGCAGACCCTGGCCCAGACCGAGGACACGCTGGCGCAGACGCGCGGCGAACTGGACGCCACCAGCCAGACGCTGACGCAGACGCAGCAGACCCTGGCCCAGACCGAGGACGCGCTCGCGCAGACGCGCGGCGAGCTGGACGCCACCAGCCAGACGCTCGCGCAGACCGAGCAGCAGCTCGCCGACACGCAGAACACGCTCGCCAGCACCGAAGGCACGCTGGCGGAGACGCGCGGCGAGCTCGACGCCACCAGCCAGACGCTGGCCCAGACGCAGCAGACGCTGGCGCAGACCGAGGACACGCTCGCGCAGACGCGCGGCGAACTCGACGCCACCAGCCAGACGCTGGCGCAGACCCAGCAGACCCTGGCCCAGACCGAGGACGCGCTCGCGCAGACGCGCGGCGAACTGGACGCCACCAGCCAGACGCTCGCGCAGACCGAGCAGCAGCTCGCCGACACGCAAAACACCCTCGCCAGCACCGAGGGCACCCTGGCGGAGACGCGCGGCGAGCTGGAGGCCACCAGCCAGACGCTGGCGGACACGCAGGCCCGCCTCGCGGACACCGAGGGCGCGCTGGCGCAGACGACCCACGAGCGCGACCAGCGCATCGTGGAGCTGGCGGACCTGGGCGCGGCCAAGGACGCGCTGGAGCAGGACCTCACCGGCCAGATTGGCCAGCTCCGCAGCGAGCTGTCCGAGACGCAGGGGAACTACGAGGCCGAGCGGGCCGCCCACGAGAAGCTTGCGGCCGAGACGAGCGCGCACATCGGCGACCTCACCAGCGAGCGCGACGGTCTGCGCTCCGAGCTGGAGGCCACCAGCGCGACGTTGGACCAGACGCAGGGCCAGCTCACCGCCACCCGTGACGCCCTGGCGCGTGAACAGCACGCGCATCAGGAGAGCCAGCGGGCCGCCGCCAGCGCCCAGGCCGCGCTGGAAGGTCAGCTCGCCGAGGCGTACGCCCACGAAGAGGACCTGGGCGAGCACCTCACCGTCACCAAGCACGAGCTGGGGACGCGCGTCGCCGAGGTGACGCAGCTCACCGCCACGCTGGCCCAGACGGAGAATGCCCGGGCGAGCCTGGAGGAGCGGCTGCACACGCTCACCGTGGAGTCGCAGCGCCGCGAGGAGCTGCTCCAGAACGACCTGACGCAGAAGGGCACCGAGCTGTCGGACACGCTCCGCAAGCTCACCCACGTGACGCAGGAGAAGATGCGTCAGGCCGAGGTGCTCAACCGCGAGGTGGCCACCCGCACCGAGCAGCTCAAGGCGATGGACGCCAAGCTCCAGGCGCAGGCCAACGAGGCCCAGAAGCAGGCCGAGGGACTGGGCCAGCAGATCGCCGGGCTCAACGAGCAGTTGGACCAGGGCCGCAAGGCGCTGGCCGGACGCGAGGAACAGCTCCGCGCCGCGGGCACCGCGCAGCAGAAGCTCACCACCGAGCGGGACGGGCTCGCCGGGCAGCTCCAGCAGGCGGAGGCCAAGGCCCAGCAGCAGGCGCAGCAGACGGCCCAGGAGCGCGCCGACGCCAAGAAGGCGACGGACGAACTGGCCGCGAAGCTGGCCAAGGCCGAGCAGCGCATCGCGCAGCTCATGCAGGACACCCAGAACCTCGCGGCCGACGCCGACGCCAAGGCGAAGGACCTGCAGGGCCAGCTCACCACGCGGGCGAAGAAGATTCAGGACCTGGAGCTGGCGCTGGAGAACGCGCAGGGCGCCAAGGGCCGCGCGGAGAAGGAGCTCAACGCCAAGGTGACCGCCGCCGAGGGCAAGGCCCACGAAGCCGTCACCCGGCTGGCCACCGCGCAGAAGGAGCGCAAGGACCTGGAGGCGCGGCACCTGCGGGAGCAGGAGGAGCTCACCGCCAAGCAGAAGGCGGAGCTGGAGCGCCGCGACGCCATCAAGGCCCAGGAGGTCGCCCGCCTGCAGCAGTCCGTGCAGGAGAAGAGCAAGGCCCTCAAGGTCGCCGAGCTGGAGCTGGCCCGCTACAAGAGCAAGTCCGCCACCGCGCCCGCCGCGAAGGCCGCGGCGGCCAAGCCCGCCCCCTCCGAGGAGGACGAGCTGGCCACGAAGCCGCAGCTCAACCAGGTCATCCCGCCCGCGGCCCAGGCTCCGGCGAAGAAGCCCGCTGCCAAGGCCGCCGCCCCCGCCGCGAAGAAGGCCGCGGCCCCTGCGCCCGCGCAGCCCTCGCCCCCGCTGGGCGAGGACTCCGAGGCGACGGACCGGACACTGCTCATCCAGTTGCCCACCGTGAAGGAAGACGACGACTGGACGGCCCTGGTCGACGAGCTGGACAAGTAG
- a CDS encoding AAA family ATPase, with protein sequence MSTPSTVESHAFTSVEDAEQRLEQVGYLSSPEIATAAFLADRMNKPILVEGPAGVGKTELAKALAQALGREFIRLQCYEGLDEAKALYEWEYAKQLLYTQLLKDKIGDMVQGTTTLAEAADRLASSDAVFFSERFLLPRPVLRAQLSERPALLLVDEIDKADPEFEAFLLEVLSDNAVTIPELGTFRAKHIPRVLLTSNAARELSDALKRRCLHLHIDFPDRERELRIVRSRLPQVPQVLAEQVVEAVAAIRTLDLKKAPSISETLDWAQSLALLNADQLTADVVASTLNLVLKYEGDIEKAKSNLSQIAQA encoded by the coding sequence GTGAGCACCCCTTCGACGGTTGAGAGCCACGCCTTCACCAGCGTGGAGGACGCGGAGCAGCGCCTGGAACAGGTGGGCTACCTGTCCTCGCCGGAAATCGCCACGGCGGCCTTCCTGGCGGACCGGATGAACAAACCCATCCTGGTGGAAGGCCCCGCCGGCGTCGGCAAGACGGAGCTGGCCAAGGCGCTGGCCCAGGCGCTGGGCCGCGAGTTCATCCGGCTCCAGTGTTACGAGGGGCTCGACGAGGCGAAGGCCCTCTATGAGTGGGAGTACGCCAAGCAGTTGCTCTACACCCAGCTCCTCAAGGACAAGATTGGGGACATGGTGCAGGGCACCACCACGTTGGCGGAGGCGGCGGACCGGCTGGCCTCCAGCGACGCGGTGTTCTTCTCCGAGCGCTTCCTCCTGCCCCGCCCCGTGCTGCGCGCCCAGCTTTCGGAGCGCCCCGCCCTGCTGCTGGTGGACGAAATCGACAAGGCGGACCCGGAGTTCGAGGCCTTCCTGCTGGAGGTGCTGTCCGACAACGCCGTCACCATCCCCGAGCTGGGCACCTTCCGCGCGAAGCACATCCCCCGCGTGCTGCTCACCTCCAACGCCGCGCGCGAGCTGTCCGACGCGCTCAAGCGCCGCTGCCTGCACCTGCACATCGACTTCCCGGACCGCGAGCGCGAGCTGCGCATCGTCCGCTCGCGGCTCCCCCAAGTCCCCCAGGTCCTGGCCGAGCAGGTGGTGGAGGCCGTCGCCGCCATCCGCACCTTGGACTTGAAGAAGGCACCTTCCATCAGCGAGACGCTGGACTGGGCCCAGAGCCTGGCCCTGCTGAACGCCGACCAGCTCACCGCGGACGTGGTGGCCTCCACGCTCAACCTCGTCCTCAAATACGAAGGCGATATCGAGAAGGCGAAGTCCAACCTCTCGCAAATCGCCCAGGCCTGA
- a CDS encoding patatin-like phospholipase family protein encodes MLLKERFQITRPLEEMELVLVRAAMARTALLDPREEAILRTALSLARLYKVRHGALDVGVGALLTPFREEVERRLRPVLLGPYPPTRDRLMPHVKDLRQHAAKARDAVAQRLRGRVPVEALDREIRQKELVLVTGGGGGTAYVYLGVMSLLDEHGLEPRLLAGTSMGAILAIMRSRLPRFDPTDMINIVRGLSFRKLFRFISTESRYGLPAALRLFLRAGLGRFFGAGPESSGMRLKDLPVPTLIAVGGIRRGMLPRPLEYYERLLGTSPLGLLNPAGVALRIQAAMGAMAELFTRPEITARLYLGADETTGDFDALDAAGFSSALPGVIHYDVLREDPAMHTLVEGLMGQHGVARFIDGGLVDNLPAKAAWKAVARGRIGTRNAFILALDGFAPRFTTPFWLPLQRLAAMTVAPNLPYTHHVKRFPRTLSPIEVVPSVELASKALHFGRKALAEDIPFLRRMLAPLPPVL; translated from the coding sequence GTGCTGCTGAAGGAACGCTTCCAAATCACCCGCCCGCTCGAGGAGATGGAGCTCGTCCTCGTGCGCGCGGCCATGGCCCGCACCGCGCTGCTCGACCCGCGGGAGGAAGCCATCCTGCGCACCGCGCTGTCCCTGGCGCGGCTCTACAAGGTGCGGCACGGCGCGCTGGACGTGGGCGTGGGCGCGCTGCTCACGCCTTTCCGCGAAGAAGTGGAGCGCCGTTTGCGCCCCGTTCTCCTGGGGCCGTACCCGCCCACGCGCGACCGGCTGATGCCGCACGTGAAGGATCTGCGCCAACACGCGGCGAAGGCGCGCGACGCGGTGGCGCAGCGCCTGCGCGGGCGCGTTCCGGTGGAAGCGCTGGACCGGGAAATCCGTCAGAAGGAATTGGTGCTCGTCACCGGCGGCGGCGGCGGGACGGCCTACGTGTACCTGGGTGTGATGAGCCTGCTCGACGAGCACGGGCTGGAGCCGCGCCTGCTGGCCGGCACGTCCATGGGCGCCATCCTCGCCATCATGCGCTCGCGGCTGCCGCGCTTCGACCCCACGGACATGATCAACATCGTCCGGGGCCTCTCCTTCCGGAAGCTCTTCCGCTTCATCTCCACGGAGAGCCGCTACGGCCTGCCCGCGGCGCTGCGGCTCTTCCTCCGCGCGGGGCTGGGCCGGTTCTTCGGCGCGGGGCCGGAGAGCAGCGGCATGCGGTTGAAGGATTTGCCGGTGCCCACGCTCATCGCGGTGGGCGGCATCCGCCGCGGCATGCTGCCCAGGCCGCTGGAGTATTACGAGCGCCTGTTGGGAACCAGCCCACTGGGTCTGCTCAACCCCGCCGGTGTCGCCCTGCGCATCCAGGCCGCCATGGGCGCCATGGCGGAGCTCTTCACCCGTCCCGAAATCACCGCCCGCCTCTACCTGGGCGCCGACGAGACCACCGGCGACTTCGACGCGCTCGACGCCGCGGGCTTCTCCTCCGCGCTCCCCGGCGTCATCCACTACGACGTGCTGCGCGAGGACCCGGCGATGCACACGTTGGTGGAAGGATTGATGGGCCAACACGGCGTGGCCCGCTTCATCGACGGAGGCCTGGTGGACAACCTGCCCGCGAAGGCGGCCTGGAAGGCAGTGGCCCGGGGACGCATCGGCACGCGCAACGCCTTCATCCTCGCGCTGGACGGCTTCGCGCCCCGCTTTACAACGCCCTTCTGGCTGCCCCTCCAGCGGTTGGCCGCGATGACGGTGGCGCCCAATCTGCCCTATACGCACCACGTCAAACGCTTCCCCCGAACACTGTCGCCCATCGAGGTCGTCCCCTCAGTGGAATTGGCCTCGAAGGCGCTACACTTCGGGCGAAAGGCACTGGCGGAGGACATCCCGTTCCTCCGCCGGATGCTCGCCCCCCTGCCACCGGTCCTGTAA